A region of Neovison vison isolate M4711 chromosome 7, ASM_NN_V1, whole genome shotgun sequence DNA encodes the following proteins:
- the LOC122914245 gene encoding olfactory receptor 52B2 translates to MTHTNFTIFHPAVFVLLGIPGWESYHIWLSVPLCLMYITAVLGNTILIVVIVTERNLHEPMYFFLSMLAITDILLSTTTVPKALAIFWLHAHDIAFDACITQVFFVHVMFVGESAILLAMAFDRFVAICAPLHYTTVLTWRVVGRIALAIVTRSFCIIFPVIFLLKRLPFCRTNIVPHSYCEHIGVARLACADITINIWYGFSVPIVMVILDVILIAVSYSLILRAVFRLPSQDARHKALSTCGSHLCVILMFYVPSFFTLLTHRFGRNIPRHVHILLANLYVVVPPMLNPIVYGVKTKQIREGVAHRFFDIKTWCCASPLG, encoded by the coding sequence ATGACTCACACCAACTTTACCATCTTCCATCCTGCAGTTTTTGTCCTACTGGGCATCCCTGGGTGGGAGTCTTACCACATTTGGCTATCAGTACCCCTCTGCCTCATGTATATCACTGCTGTCCTGGGGAACACCATCCTGATAGTGGTCATCGTCACGGAACGTAATCTTCATGagcccatgtacttcttcctctctatGTTGGCCATCACAGATATCCTGCTATCCACCACTACTGTACCCAAAGCTCTAGCCATCTTCTGGCTCCATGCCCATGACATTGCCTTTGATGCTTGTATCACCCAAGTTTTTTTTGTCCATGTGATGTTTGTGGGGGAGTCAGCCATTCTATTAGCCATGGCCTTTGATCGTTTTGTGGCCATCTGTGCCCCCTTGCATTATACAACAGTGCTAACATGGCGTGTTGTGGGAAGGATTGCTCTGGCCATTGTCACCCGAAGCTTCTGCATCATCTTTCCAGTGATCTTCTTATTGAAGCGGCTGCCCTTCTGCCGGACCAACATCGTCCCCCATTCCTACTGTGAGCATATTGGAGTGGCTCGCTTGGCTTGTGCTGACATCACCATTAACATCTGGTATGGCTTCTCAGTGCCCATTGTCATGGTCATCTTGGATGTGATCCTCATTGCTGTGTCTTACTCACTGATCCTCCGAGCGGTGTTTCGTTTGCCCTCCCAGGATGCCCGGCACAAGGCTCTCAGCACTTGTGGCTCTCACCTCTGTGTCATCCTCATGTTTTATGTTCCATCCTTCTTTACATTATTGACCCACCGCTTTGGACGTAACATTCCTCGACATGTCCATATCCTGCTGGCCAATCTTTATGTGGTGGTGCCACCAATGCTCAACCCCATCGTCTATGGTGTGAAGACTAAGCAAATCCGGGAGGGTGTAGCCCACCGGTTCTTTGACATCAAGACTTGGTGCTGTGCTTCCCCTCTGGGCTAA